A genomic window from Streptomyces sp. WMMC940 includes:
- a CDS encoding TetR/AcrR family transcriptional regulator — MATTKKKNQVSASPERRRELLGTAAEVFAAHGYNATTVRRIADEAGMLAGSLYYHFDSKESIVDEILSTFLDELWAGYDAVLAAGLGPRETIEALVTESFREIDRHRAAVAIYQKESRHLSALPRFRYLADSQQRFEKAWLGTLERGVAAGVFRDDLDVRLTYRFVRDTVWVAASWYRPGGHHAPEEIARQYLSMVLDGIAVRD; from the coding sequence GTGGCCACGACCAAGAAGAAGAACCAGGTGAGCGCCTCGCCCGAGCGGCGCCGCGAACTCCTCGGCACCGCCGCCGAGGTCTTCGCCGCCCACGGCTACAACGCCACCACCGTGCGCAGGATCGCCGACGAGGCGGGAATGCTCGCGGGCAGCCTCTACTACCACTTCGACTCCAAGGAGTCGATCGTCGACGAGATCCTCTCCACCTTCCTCGACGAGCTGTGGGCGGGGTACGACGCCGTCCTCGCCGCCGGGCTCGGGCCGAGGGAGACCATCGAGGCGCTCGTCACCGAGTCCTTCCGGGAGATCGACCGGCACCGCGCGGCCGTCGCCATCTACCAGAAGGAGTCCCGGCACCTCTCCGCCCTGCCCCGCTTCCGCTATCTCGCCGACTCCCAGCAGCGGTTCGAGAAGGCGTGGCTCGGGACGCTGGAGCGCGGGGTCGCCGCGGGCGTCTTCCGGGACGACCTGGACGTCCGGCTCACCTACCGCTTCGTCCGCGACACGGTGTGGGTCGCGGCGTCCTGGTACCGGCCGGGCGGCCACCACGCCCCCGAGGAGATCGCCCGGCAGTACCTGTCGATGGTCCTGGACGGCATCGCCGTACGGGACTGA
- a CDS encoding DUF4139 domain-containing protein: MAAETAQGWGSTLDSVVVYAQGALCRRLARGVVPPDGRVRVEGLPRSLDAGSLRARVLGRSGVRVVEARVEVEAEPAAGENADGLWREVERLRDERAAAEGRRDRQLGLIEEVEALRPVPPARRREDPHRRTPVDAWLGLGDFVEERLTLLHARLAELEKALRDVDHDFDVAVAKLERASTDAPSAHVETAVSVVLTLKGAGDDAEVGARSEAGIGAGDGEREPGADAAEVEVELEYGVPGAVWVPAYRLTHRQGDGSGRLVLRASVAQRTGEDWTGVRVGLSTADLRRRTDLPRLRSIRIGRRQPAPAPSGWREPPAGLADLFTGYDAAGPRPAAGAGAKVGALPVTAGPPPVPAPPPPPAPQGHGAPPGALPVPGGTAGPAPAAFGGGVPDLARPAGARPGGGPRARGASFAAHAPVAPAAPGSPAPPPPQQPVAGPPRPSGAELDYAGLVLSGPDEQRGRRGRLFPASSGDLVAAEHRRRAEGVAALPLPGHAVRPRESAGSFDHRFDAAARADIPSDGTWHTVTVTEMPVGLRTEYLCVPSVEEIVYATLVLSNATERALLAGPVEVTVDDGFVLTAALPTLAPGGERRVGLGPAEAVRVTRRTELRESAAGLRNSTTVLDHRVHVELANRLGSPVTVEVHERVPVTSEPDVRIEERADWVAPVDGEGTEHHAPGTRVWRVDLPAGGTAALDGGYEIRVPAGKALAGGNRRS; encoded by the coding sequence ATGGCGGCCGAGACGGCACAGGGTTGGGGATCGACCCTCGATTCGGTGGTGGTGTACGCGCAGGGCGCGCTCTGCCGCCGGCTGGCCCGGGGAGTCGTGCCGCCGGACGGCCGGGTGCGGGTGGAGGGACTCCCCCGCTCGCTGGACGCAGGTTCCCTGCGGGCCCGGGTCCTCGGCAGGTCCGGTGTACGGGTCGTCGAAGCCCGGGTTGAGGTCGAGGCGGAGCCGGCCGCCGGCGAGAACGCCGACGGCCTGTGGCGCGAGGTCGAACGGCTGCGCGACGAGCGCGCGGCGGCGGAGGGGCGCAGGGACCGTCAACTCGGCCTGATCGAGGAGGTCGAGGCGTTGCGTCCGGTCCCGCCCGCCCGCAGGCGCGAGGACCCGCACCGCCGCACACCGGTCGACGCCTGGCTCGGGCTCGGCGACTTCGTCGAGGAACGGCTGACGCTTCTTCACGCCCGGCTCGCCGAACTGGAGAAGGCACTGCGCGACGTCGACCACGACTTCGACGTCGCCGTGGCCAAGCTCGAACGCGCCTCCACCGACGCACCGTCGGCGCATGTGGAGACCGCGGTCTCCGTGGTGCTGACACTCAAGGGGGCCGGAGACGACGCCGAGGTCGGAGCGCGATCCGAAGCCGGGATCGGAGCCGGGGACGGCGAGCGGGAGCCGGGGGCGGACGCGGCGGAGGTCGAGGTGGAACTGGAGTACGGGGTGCCGGGCGCGGTCTGGGTGCCCGCCTACCGGCTCACCCACCGTCAGGGCGACGGCAGCGGCCGACTGGTGCTGCGCGCCTCGGTCGCCCAGCGCACCGGCGAGGACTGGACGGGGGTACGCGTCGGTCTGTCCACCGCCGACCTGCGGCGGCGTACGGACCTGCCGAGGCTCCGCTCGATCCGGATCGGGCGCCGTCAGCCCGCCCCCGCGCCCTCCGGCTGGCGTGAGCCCCCGGCAGGACTCGCCGACCTGTTCACGGGTTACGACGCGGCGGGTCCGCGTCCTGCCGCCGGGGCCGGCGCCAAGGTCGGCGCCCTGCCCGTCACTGCCGGCCCACCGCCCGTTCCCGCCCCGCCACCCCCGCCGGCTCCGCAGGGCCACGGCGCTCCGCCCGGGGCGCTCCCGGTCCCCGGCGGTACGGCCGGCCCCGCCCCGGCGGCATTCGGCGGCGGGGTGCCCGACCTCGCGCGACCGGCCGGGGCACGACCGGGCGGCGGGCCTCGTGCGCGCGGCGCGTCCTTCGCGGCCCACGCCCCCGTGGCACCTGCCGCTCCCGGCAGTCCCGCACCGCCACCGCCGCAGCAACCGGTGGCCGGGCCTCCGCGGCCGAGCGGCGCCGAGCTCGACTACGCCGGCCTCGTCCTCAGCGGCCCGGACGAGCAGCGCGGTCGACGGGGGCGGCTCTTCCCGGCCTCCTCCGGCGACCTGGTGGCCGCCGAGCACCGCCGCCGGGCCGAGGGCGTGGCCGCCCTGCCACTGCCCGGGCACGCCGTACGACCCCGCGAGTCGGCGGGCTCCTTCGACCACCGCTTCGACGCCGCGGCACGCGCCGACATCCCGTCGGACGGCACCTGGCACACCGTCACCGTCACGGAGATGCCGGTCGGTCTGCGTACCGAATACCTCTGTGTACCGTCCGTGGAGGAGATCGTGTATGCCACGCTGGTGCTCTCCAACGCGACCGAACGGGCGCTGCTGGCCGGCCCGGTGGAGGTCACCGTGGACGACGGCTTCGTCCTGACCGCAGCACTGCCCACGCTCGCCCCCGGCGGGGAGCGCCGGGTGGGCCTCGGACCGGCCGAGGCCGTCCGGGTCACCCGGCGCACCGAGCTGCGCGAGTCCGCCGCGGGGCTGCGCAACAGCACGACCGTGCTCGACCACCGCGTCCACGTGGAGCTGGCCAACCGGCTGGGGAGCCCCGTCACCGTGGAGGTCCACGAGCGCGTCCCGGTCACCTCGGAACCGGACGTCCGGATCGAGGAGCGGGCCGACTGGGTGGCGCCCGTGGACGGTGAAGGGACCGAGCACCACGCCCCGGGCACCCGTGTCTG
- a CDS encoding CoA-transferase subunit beta, translated as MSVDQARVPAPSRSEYCVIACAEAWRGDGEVLASPMGVIPSLGARLARHTFSPDLLLTDGEALLVGPGGEVEGWLPYRRHLTMVTGGRRHVMMGASQLDRYGNQNISCIGDWARPARQLLGVRGAPVNTLNNRVSYWVPRQSRRVFVEKVDMVCGVGYDRAEGARFHRIPRVVTDLGVFDFETRDRSMRLCSLHPGVTVEEAREATGFPLAVSGGGPVPCTREPTAEELRLIREVLDPDGRRDREIGAR; from the coding sequence GTGAGCGTCGACCAGGCCCGTGTCCCCGCACCGTCCCGCTCCGAGTACTGCGTGATCGCCTGCGCCGAGGCCTGGCGCGGCGACGGGGAGGTGCTGGCGAGCCCCATGGGGGTGATCCCGTCCCTCGGGGCCCGGCTCGCCCGGCACACCTTCTCCCCCGATCTGCTGCTCACCGACGGCGAGGCGCTGCTCGTCGGCCCCGGGGGCGAGGTGGAGGGATGGCTCCCGTACCGCCGCCATCTCACGATGGTGACCGGCGGCAGACGGCACGTCATGATGGGAGCGAGCCAGCTCGACCGGTACGGCAACCAGAACATCTCCTGCATCGGCGACTGGGCCCGGCCGGCGCGCCAGCTGCTCGGTGTGCGCGGAGCGCCGGTCAACACGCTCAACAATCGGGTCAGTTACTGGGTCCCCCGGCAGTCGCGCAGGGTCTTCGTCGAGAAGGTCGACATGGTCTGCGGCGTCGGGTACGACCGCGCGGAGGGGGCGCGCTTCCACCGCATCCCGCGTGTCGTCACGGATCTGGGCGTGTTCGACTTCGAGACACGGGACCGGTCGATGCGGCTGTGCTCACTGCACCCGGGCGTGACCGTGGAGGAGGCCCGGGAGGCGACCGGTTTCCCGCTCGCCGTCTCCGGCGGCGGCCCCGTCCCGTGCACCCGCGAACCCACCGCCGAGGAGCTGCGGCTCATCCGCGAGGTGCTCGATCCGGACGGCCGGCGCGACCGTGAGATCGGGGCCCGATGA
- a CDS encoding cold-shock protein, with the protein MATGTVKWFNSEKGFGFIAQDGGGADVFAHYSNIATQGFRELQEGQKVTFDVTQGPKGPQAENIVPA; encoded by the coding sequence ATGGCCACCGGCACCGTGAAGTGGTTCAACTCGGAAAAGGGCTTCGGCTTCATCGCGCAGGACGGCGGCGGCGCCGACGTCTTCGCCCACTACTCCAACATCGCCACCCAGGGCTTCCGTGAGCTCCAGGAGGGCCAGAAGGTCACCTTCGACGTCACGCAGGGCCCGAAGGGCCCGCAGGCGGAGAACATCGTCCCCGCCTGA
- a CDS encoding acyl-CoA dehydrogenase family protein, translating to MELTHTADEDAFRAEARAWLRAHVPDAPLPSLETREGFAEHRRWEAGLAAGRWSAVSWPERYGGRGADVFRWLVFEEEYYAAGAPGRVSQNGISLLAPTLFDHGTEEQRARILPPMASGEVVWAQAWSEPEAGSDLASLRSRAVRTAGGWLLSGQKTWSSRAAFADRAFGLFRTDPDAGRRHRGLTYLMFDLRAPGVTVRPIRRLDGKPAFAELFLDEVFVPDEDVIGEPGHGWRIAMSTTGSERGLVLRSPGRYLAAARRLVELWGAAADPSDTALRDRVADAVIGARAYQLFTYAGASRLAAGTPAGAESSLNKVFWSEYDISLHETALDLLGAAGEPADGPGGWTEGYVFALAGPVYAGTNEIQRDIIAERLLGLPKGRR from the coding sequence ATGGAACTGACGCACACGGCGGACGAGGACGCGTTCCGCGCCGAGGCCCGCGCCTGGCTGCGCGCGCACGTCCCGGACGCGCCGCTGCCCTCGTTGGAGACCCGGGAGGGCTTCGCCGAGCACCGGCGGTGGGAGGCGGGGCTGGCCGCCGGCCGCTGGTCGGCGGTGTCGTGGCCGGAGCGGTACGGCGGCCGCGGGGCGGACGTCTTCCGCTGGCTGGTGTTCGAGGAGGAGTACTACGCGGCGGGCGCCCCCGGCCGGGTCTCCCAGAACGGCATCAGCCTGCTGGCACCCACCCTGTTCGACCACGGCACGGAGGAGCAGCGGGCCCGGATCCTGCCGCCCATGGCGAGCGGCGAGGTGGTGTGGGCCCAGGCCTGGTCCGAGCCGGAGGCCGGCTCGGACCTCGCGTCGCTGCGCTCCCGCGCGGTCCGAACGGCGGGCGGCTGGCTGCTGTCCGGCCAGAAGACGTGGTCGTCGCGGGCGGCCTTCGCGGACCGGGCGTTCGGTCTCTTCCGCACCGACCCGGACGCCGGGCGGCGGCACCGGGGGCTGACGTACCTGATGTTCGACCTGCGGGCCCCCGGGGTCACGGTCCGGCCGATCCGCCGGCTGGACGGAAAACCCGCGTTCGCCGAGCTGTTCCTGGACGAGGTGTTCGTCCCGGACGAGGACGTGATCGGCGAACCGGGGCACGGCTGGCGCATCGCCATGTCGACGACGGGCAGCGAGCGCGGGCTCGTGCTCCGCTCCCCCGGCCGCTATCTGGCCGCTGCGCGGCGCCTGGTGGAGCTGTGGGGGGCCGCGGCCGACCCGTCCGACACGGCCCTGCGCGACCGCGTCGCCGACGCGGTGATCGGCGCGCGGGCGTACCAGTTGTTCACGTACGCGGGCGCCTCGCGTCTCGCGGCCGGCACACCGGCAGGCGCGGAGTCGAGCCTGAACAAGGTGTTCTGGTCCGAGTACGACATCTCCCTGCACGAGACGGCGCTCGACCTGCTCGGCGCGGCGGGCGAACCGGCCGACGGGCCCGGCGGGTGGACGGAGGGATACGTCTTCGCCCTGGCCGGGCCGGTCTACGCGGGCACGAACGAGATCCAGCGCGACATCATCGCCGAGCGGCTGCTCGGCCTGCCGAAGGGACGCCGCTGA
- a CDS encoding NAD(P)H-dependent flavin oxidoreductase — protein MRTALTELTGVRHPIVQTGMGWVAGPRLVSAAANAGALGVLASATMTPARLRQAVREVKARTQAPFGVNLRADAGDARERVRIVVDEGVPVASFALAPSRELIAELKDAGVVVIPSVGARRHAEKVAAWGADAVIVQGGEGGGHTGDVATTVLLPQVVDAVDVPVVAAGGFHDGRGLVAALAYGAAGIAMGTRFLLTSDSTVPDAVKARYLAASVGDVTVTTAVDGLPHRMLRSDLVETLERSGRIRALLHALRRAAGFRKLSGLSWPEMVRDGLALRHGKDLSWSQVLLAANTPMLLRAAMVEGRTDLGVMASGQVAGVIGDLPSCGELVARVMAEAEGVLRELRTVA, from the coding sequence ATGAGGACGGCGCTCACCGAGCTCACCGGAGTGCGGCACCCCATCGTCCAGACCGGCATGGGCTGGGTGGCGGGACCTCGGCTGGTCTCGGCGGCCGCGAACGCCGGCGCCCTGGGCGTCCTTGCCTCCGCGACGATGACGCCGGCCCGGCTGCGGCAGGCGGTCCGCGAGGTGAAGGCCCGCACTCAGGCGCCGTTCGGGGTCAATCTGCGGGCCGACGCCGGGGACGCCCGGGAACGGGTGCGGATCGTCGTGGACGAGGGCGTACCGGTGGCGTCGTTCGCGCTGGCCCCGTCCCGGGAGCTGATCGCGGAGCTCAAGGACGCGGGCGTGGTCGTGATCCCGTCGGTCGGCGCGCGGCGCCACGCCGAGAAGGTCGCGGCCTGGGGCGCCGACGCCGTGATCGTGCAGGGCGGCGAGGGCGGCGGGCACACCGGGGACGTGGCGACGACCGTGCTGCTGCCGCAGGTGGTGGACGCCGTGGACGTCCCGGTCGTCGCGGCGGGCGGATTCCACGACGGGCGCGGTCTGGTCGCCGCGCTCGCGTACGGGGCCGCGGGCATCGCCATGGGCACGCGCTTCCTGCTCACGTCCGACTCGACGGTGCCGGACGCGGTGAAGGCCCGTTATCTGGCGGCGTCCGTCGGGGACGTCACGGTCACCACCGCCGTCGACGGCCTGCCGCACCGTATGCTCCGCTCCGACCTCGTCGAGACCCTGGAACGTTCCGGTCGCATCCGCGCCCTGCTGCACGCGCTGCGCAGGGCGGCGGGCTTCCGGAAGCTCTCCGGGCTGTCCTGGCCGGAGATGGTCCGCGACGGCCTCGCGCTGCGGCACGGCAAGGACCTCTCCTGGAGCCAGGTGCTCCTCGCCGCGAACACGCCCATGCTGCTGCGGGCCGCGATGGTCGAGGGCCGCACCGATCTCGGTGTGATGGCGTCCGGCCAGGTCGCGGGGGTGATCGGGGACCTGCCGAGCTGCGGGGAGTTGGTCGCCCGGGTGATGGCGGAGGCGGAGGGGGTACTGCGGGAGCTGCGTACCGTGGCCTGA
- a CDS encoding DEAD/DEAH box helicase: MTRSARPVRKRPAERTAKRSPKGTGGVRRTAGPQEFTVPEPRVPALPAVRAFEELTDLPPALLKALAAQGVTEPFPIQAATLPNSLAGRDLLGRGRTGSGKTLAFGLALLARTAGRRAEPGAPLGLVLVPTRELAQQVTDALAPYATAVNLRLATVVGGLSITKQANQLRRGAEVLVATPGRLQDLVERGDCRLGEVAVTVLDEADQMADMGFLPQVTVLLKQVDPGGQRMLFSATLDRNIDRLVRGFLSDPVVHSVDPSAGAVTTMEHHVLHVADETDKKAVTVRIAARDGRVILFLDTKRSVDRLVKRLLASGVRAAGLHGGRSQPQRNRTLDQFKNGQVSALVATNVAARGIHVDALDLVVNVDPPTDHKDYLHRGGRTARAGESGSVVTLVLPDQKREMTRLMADAGITPRTAAVRSGDEELARLTGAREPSGVAVTIEAPHAPQPAAAKSRPKRRRAQGGGRAGGRDEALREDAGARTDGGRRTGARAEAGRTERGSGDSGRAKSGRAARGGAERAGNGRAAQGGAGRDDGGRARGGRAAQGGAGRGETGRTGAGRAGDGAGQNRGRTAGRPPGGSRGSRAAAR, encoded by the coding sequence ATGACTCGTTCCGCACGCCCCGTCCGCAAGCGGCCGGCCGAGCGCACGGCGAAGCGGTCCCCGAAGGGGACCGGCGGTGTCCGCCGTACGGCGGGCCCGCAGGAGTTCACCGTTCCGGAGCCCCGTGTCCCGGCCCTGCCCGCCGTACGGGCCTTCGAGGAGCTGACGGACCTGCCGCCGGCGCTGCTGAAGGCCCTCGCCGCGCAGGGGGTCACGGAGCCGTTCCCGATCCAGGCGGCGACGCTGCCGAACTCGCTCGCCGGCCGTGATCTCCTCGGGCGCGGGCGTACCGGATCCGGCAAGACCCTCGCCTTCGGGCTGGCGCTGCTCGCCCGCACCGCCGGGCGCCGGGCGGAGCCGGGAGCCCCCCTCGGCCTGGTGCTCGTGCCCACCCGGGAGCTGGCACAGCAGGTGACGGACGCCCTCGCCCCCTACGCGACCGCGGTCAACCTGCGTCTGGCGACGGTCGTCGGAGGGCTGTCGATCACCAAGCAGGCCAACCAGCTGCGGCGCGGGGCCGAGGTGCTCGTGGCGACGCCCGGGCGGCTGCAGGACCTCGTCGAGCGAGGCGACTGCCGTCTCGGCGAGGTGGCGGTCACGGTGCTGGACGAGGCCGACCAGATGGCCGACATGGGCTTCCTCCCCCAGGTCACCGTCCTGTTGAAGCAGGTGGATCCCGGCGGGCAGCGCATGCTGTTCTCGGCCACGCTGGACCGGAACATCGACCGGCTGGTACGGGGGTTCCTGAGCGACCCCGTGGTGCACTCGGTCGACCCGTCCGCCGGTGCGGTCACCACCATGGAGCACCACGTCCTCCACGTCGCCGACGAGACCGACAAGAAGGCCGTCACCGTGCGGATAGCGGCGCGCGACGGCCGCGTCATCCTCTTCCTCGACACCAAGCGCTCCGTGGACCGTCTGGTCAAGCGGCTGCTGGCCAGCGGTGTACGGGCGGCCGGCCTGCACGGGGGCCGGAGCCAGCCGCAACGCAACCGCACCCTCGACCAGTTCAAGAACGGCCAGGTCAGCGCACTGGTCGCCACCAACGTCGCCGCCCGCGGCATCCATGTGGACGCTCTGGATCTCGTCGTGAACGTCGATCCGCCGACGGACCACAAGGACTATCTGCACCGGGGCGGCCGCACCGCGCGGGCGGGCGAGTCGGGCAGCGTCGTGACCCTCGTGCTGCCGGACCAGAAGCGGGAGATGACCCGGCTGATGGCGGACGCCGGCATCACTCCGCGCACCGCCGCGGTCAGGTCCGGGGACGAGGAGCTGGCCCGGCTGACCGGAGCCCGTGAACCGTCGGGTGTGGCGGTGACCATCGAGGCGCCCCACGCCCCGCAGCCGGCTGCCGCGAAGTCCCGGCCCAAGCGCAGACGCGCGCAGGGCGGCGGCCGTGCCGGTGGACGTGACGAGGCCCTCCGAGAGGACGCAGGCGCCCGCACCGACGGCGGGCGCAGGACCGGAGCGCGCGCCGAGGCCGGCCGCACGGAGCGCGGATCGGGCGACAGCGGACGTGCCAAGAGCGGCCGCGCCGCCCGGGGCGGCGCCGAGCGCGCCGGGAACGGCCGTGCGGCCCAGGGCGGAGCCGGACGTGACGACGGCGGACGCGCGAGGGGAGGGCGGGCTGCCCAGGGCGGCGCAGGACGCGGCGAAACCGGACGCACCGGTGCCGGACGTGCCGGGGACGGCGCGGGGCAGAACCGCGGACGCACCGCGGGCCGGCCGCCGGGCGGGTCCAGGGGCAGCAGGGCCGCGGCCCGCTGA
- a CDS encoding SDR family oxidoreductase, whose protein sequence is MTDNKAQYVPGHALLAGRTAVVTAAAGAGIGGATARRFLEEGARVLISDVHARRLKETEEALAEEFGPDAVASLVCDVTDETQVRALLGEAVRLHGGPDVVVNNAGLGGTAALVDMTDAQWSRVLDVTLNGTFRCTRAALRAFRDTGRGGVVVNNASVVGWRAQAGQAHYAAAKAGVMALTRCAAVEAAEFGVRVNAVAPSLAMHPHLVKVTSAELLADLAAREAFGRYAEPWEVANVIVFLASGYSSYMTGETVSVSSQHP, encoded by the coding sequence GTGACGGACAACAAGGCTCAGTACGTTCCGGGGCACGCGCTGCTGGCCGGTCGGACCGCCGTCGTCACGGCCGCCGCCGGGGCCGGGATCGGCGGGGCCACCGCCCGGCGGTTCCTGGAGGAGGGCGCGCGGGTCCTCATCTCGGACGTCCACGCCCGACGTCTGAAGGAGACGGAGGAGGCGCTCGCGGAGGAGTTCGGTCCGGACGCGGTCGCCTCCCTGGTCTGCGACGTCACGGACGAGACGCAGGTGCGTGCCCTCCTCGGCGAAGCCGTACGGCTCCACGGCGGTCCCGACGTCGTCGTCAACAACGCGGGCCTCGGCGGGACGGCCGCGCTCGTCGACATGACCGACGCCCAGTGGTCCCGTGTTCTCGACGTCACCCTGAACGGCACGTTCCGGTGCACCCGGGCCGCGCTGCGGGCCTTCCGCGACACCGGCCGCGGGGGAGTCGTCGTCAACAACGCCTCCGTCGTCGGATGGCGGGCCCAGGCCGGGCAGGCCCACTACGCGGCCGCCAAGGCCGGGGTCATGGCCCTCACCCGGTGCGCCGCCGTCGAGGCGGCGGAGTTCGGGGTCCGCGTCAACGCCGTGGCCCCCAGTCTCGCCATGCACCCGCACCTGGTGAAGGTCACCTCCGCCGAACTGCTGGCGGACCTCGCCGCCCGCGAGGCGTTCGGCCGGTACGCCGAGCCCTGGGAGGTCGCCAACGTGATCGTCTTCCTCGCCAGCGGCTACTCCTCGTACATGACCGGCGAGACCGTGTCCGTCAGCTCCCAGCACCCGTAG
- a CDS encoding acyl-CoA dehydrogenase family protein, translating to MRFLPTDEQLAFVRSLDALLSAADTPAAARAWAAGDPAPGRALWSRIADAGVLALAVPEAYEGVGPLPVELALAFVELGRRAAPGPLVETVAGAVLVAALDEPALAERLLPGIASGGLLVSLHMPGTGPYALDADAADRLLVVDHGDGAALRIAAGHGPVRASVDPVRRLAVPGAGGETVAAGPAVAAAVRQATGWARLATAAQALGVGLALLERTVAYVRQRSQFGAPIGSFQAVKHRLADTLIALEFARPLVHGAALTLTAADVAAAKTAAGEAAYAAARTALQLHGAVGYTDELDLSLWLRKARPLRDAWGTPAQCRAAVLEGWT from the coding sequence ATGCGCTTCCTGCCGACCGACGAACAGCTCGCGTTCGTCCGCTCGTTGGACGCGCTGCTGTCGGCCGCGGACACGCCCGCGGCGGCGCGCGCCTGGGCGGCGGGCGACCCGGCACCGGGCCGGGCGCTGTGGTCGCGGATCGCCGATGCCGGCGTGTTGGCGCTGGCCGTGCCCGAGGCGTACGAGGGGGTCGGGCCGCTGCCGGTCGAACTGGCCCTCGCGTTCGTCGAGCTGGGCCGGCGCGCCGCGCCGGGGCCACTGGTGGAGACGGTCGCGGGCGCGGTACTCGTGGCGGCACTGGACGAGCCCGCACTCGCCGAACGCCTGCTGCCCGGCATCGCGTCGGGCGGCCTGCTGGTCTCGCTGCACATGCCCGGGACGGGACCGTACGCCCTGGACGCGGACGCGGCGGACCGTCTGCTCGTGGTCGATCACGGCGACGGCGCGGCATTGCGGATCGCCGCCGGGCACGGGCCCGTGCGCGCCTCCGTCGACCCGGTGCGGCGACTCGCCGTGCCCGGCGCCGGCGGGGAGACGGTCGCCGCCGGGCCGGCGGTCGCGGCGGCGGTGCGGCAGGCGACGGGCTGGGCGCGGCTCGCGACGGCGGCCCAGGCGCTCGGCGTCGGGCTCGCGCTGCTGGAGCGGACCGTCGCCTACGTGCGGCAGCGCAGCCAGTTCGGGGCGCCGATCGGCTCCTTCCAGGCGGTCAAGCACCGGCTGGCGGACACGCTGATCGCCCTGGAGTTCGCCCGGCCGCTCGTGCACGGGGCGGCGCTCACGCTCACCGCCGCGGATGTCGCGGCGGCGAAGACCGCCGCGGGCGAGGCCGCGTACGCCGCCGCCCGCACCGCGCTCCAACTCCACGGTGCGGTGGGCTACACCGACGAACTGGACCTCTCCCTGTGGCTGCGCAAGGCGCGCCCGCTGCGGGACGCGTGGGGCACCCCTGCGCAGTGCAGGGCGGCGGTACTGGAGGGCTGGACCTGA
- a CDS encoding acetyl-CoA C-acetyltransferase: MAEAFIVEAVRTPVGRRGGGLAAVHPADLGAHVLRALVDRCGIDPVAVDDVVFGCLDTVGPQAGDIARTSWLAAGLPEEVPGVTVDRQCGSSQQAVHFAAQGVMSGTQDLVVAGGVQNMSQIPIAFASRRAAEPLGLTEGPFAGSEGWRARYGDAPVDQFHGAELIAREWGVSRGDMEEYALGSHRRAVRAIDEGRFARETVAHGDVTVDEGPRRDTTLERMAALPPVVPGGTITAACSSQVSDGAAAMLLAGERAVREHGLTPRARVHHLSVRGEDPVRMLSAPIPATAHALEKTGLTIDDIDLFEINEAFAPVALAWLKETGADPDRVNVNGGAIALGHPLGATGVRLMTTLLHELERTGGRFGLQTMCEGGGQANVTIIERM, from the coding sequence ATGGCCGAGGCATTCATCGTCGAAGCGGTCCGCACCCCGGTGGGCCGGCGCGGGGGCGGCCTCGCCGCCGTGCACCCCGCCGACCTGGGCGCGCACGTGCTGCGGGCCCTGGTCGACCGCTGCGGGATCGACCCGGTGGCCGTGGACGACGTCGTCTTCGGCTGCCTCGACACGGTCGGCCCGCAGGCGGGCGACATCGCCCGGACGAGCTGGCTGGCCGCCGGGCTGCCGGAGGAGGTGCCCGGCGTGACCGTCGACCGCCAGTGCGGCTCCTCGCAGCAGGCCGTGCACTTCGCCGCGCAGGGTGTGATGTCCGGCACCCAGGACCTCGTCGTCGCCGGCGGTGTGCAGAACATGTCGCAGATCCCCATCGCCTTCGCCTCCCGGCGGGCCGCCGAGCCGCTCGGGCTGACCGAGGGCCCGTTCGCCGGCAGCGAGGGCTGGCGGGCCAGGTACGGCGACGCGCCCGTCGACCAGTTCCACGGCGCCGAACTCATCGCCCGGGAGTGGGGCGTCTCCCGCGGCGACATGGAGGAGTACGCCCTCGGCTCGCACCGGCGGGCCGTGCGCGCGATCGACGAGGGCCGCTTCGCCCGGGAGACCGTCGCCCACGGCGACGTCACCGTGGACGAGGGACCGCGCCGCGACACCACCCTGGAGCGGATGGCCGCCCTGCCGCCCGTGGTCCCGGGCGGCACGATCACCGCCGCCTGCTCCTCCCAGGTGTCGGACGGCGCGGCGGCGATGCTGCTCGCGGGCGAACGCGCCGTACGGGAGCACGGGCTGACCCCCCGCGCCCGCGTGCACCACCTCTCGGTGCGCGGTGAGGACCCGGTCCGGATGCTCTCCGCGCCGATCCCGGCGACGGCGCACGCGCTGGAGAAGACCGGACTGACGATCGACGACATCGACCTCTTCGAGATCAACGAGGCGTTCGCCCCGGTGGCCCTGGCCTGGCTGAAGGAGACGGGCGCCGACCCGGACCGCGTCAACGTCAACGGCGGCGCCATCGCGCTCGGGCACCCCCTGGGTGCCACGGGGGTCCGGCTGATGACCACGCTGCTGCACGAACTGGAGCGCACGGGCGGCCGGTTCGGGCTCCAGACGATGTGCGAGGGCGGCGGCCAGGCGAACGTGACGATCATCGAACGGATGTAG